The following proteins are co-located in the Paenibacillus sp. JNUCC32 genome:
- a CDS encoding fatty acid desaturase — MAKPDNKLSSLKKNVAPYEEIDTKASIGQLFNTLVPLILLWYAAYLSLSVSYWLTIPIAVIASGFVVRTFIIFHDCCHGSFFKSRKANQILGTITGVLTLCPYEQWKNTHAIHHATSSNLDKRGIGDMWVLTVEEYGAASFWERLYYRVYRNPIVMFGLGPIAIFLISYRFNRKGARRKEKISNYITNISIVALYALLCWAIGWQAFLLVQAPIFMVSGMLGIWLFYVQHQFEETYYEHDEEWSYINAAVEGSSYYKLPKLLQWITGNIGFHHVHHLSPKVPNYNLEKAHEAAPPLQKATTITLKTSLKSIRFRLWDEEKKVFVTFKEARQSLRKPQEPALTKAEKNLASPRPRVQGE; from the coding sequence ATGGCTAAACCCGATAACAAATTGTCCAGCTTGAAAAAGAACGTTGCCCCTTATGAAGAAATTGACACAAAGGCGAGTATAGGTCAGCTTTTCAATACACTGGTTCCCTTGATACTGCTATGGTATGCAGCCTATTTAAGCTTATCGGTATCGTACTGGCTTACCATTCCCATAGCCGTGATTGCTTCGGGGTTTGTTGTCCGGACGTTTATCATATTCCATGATTGCTGTCATGGATCTTTCTTCAAAAGCCGCAAGGCGAATCAAATTCTCGGCACGATTACGGGCGTGCTTACGCTGTGCCCTTACGAGCAATGGAAGAACACCCACGCGATTCACCACGCGACGAGCAGCAATCTCGATAAGCGGGGAATCGGCGATATGTGGGTACTAACCGTTGAAGAATATGGTGCGGCCTCCTTTTGGGAGCGTCTGTACTACCGCGTATACCGCAACCCGATCGTGATGTTCGGTTTGGGTCCCATCGCCATATTTTTGATATCCTATCGCTTCAACCGCAAAGGCGCGAGACGCAAGGAGAAGATCAGTAACTATATCACGAATATTTCGATTGTAGCGCTGTATGCATTGCTGTGCTGGGCGATCGGATGGCAGGCATTCCTGCTCGTTCAGGCTCCGATCTTCATGGTTTCCGGAATGCTTGGCATTTGGCTATTCTATGTGCAGCATCAATTCGAGGAAACGTATTACGAGCATGATGAAGAGTGGAGTTATATCAATGCAGCCGTAGAGGGCAGCTCTTATTACAAGCTTCCGAAGCTTCTGCAATGGATCACGGGCAACATCGGCTTCCATCATGTTCACCATTTGAGCCCGAAGGTGCCTAACTATAACCTGGAGAAGGCGCATGAAGCCGCTCCTCCGCTGCAGAAGGCTACAACGATTACGCTGAAGACCAGTTTGAAGTCCATTCGCTTCCGTCTGTGGGATGAAGAGAAGAAGGTGTTTGTCACCTTTAAGGAAGCGCGTCAGTCGCTTCGCAAGCCGCAGGAGCCGGCATTGACGAAGGCCGAGAAGAACCTGGCGAGCCCAAGACCCAGGGTGCAGGGCGAATAG
- a CDS encoding SGNH/GDSL hydrolase family protein, with amino-acid sequence MNRLQQGDVVLFQGDSITDCGRDRNFSGSLGNGYPLLIDSLFGMKFPELNVTFLNRGISGNRVVDLNNRWQEDCLDLKPDWVSIYIGINDTWRRYDSGDPTSTEDYKAGYRKLIERTKEALDAKLILVEPFVLPHPEDRRAWREDLDPKITAVRELAVEYGALLVPLDGLFAAASVRREAAFWAPDGVHPSPAGHGLIAKAWLETMGVSLG; translated from the coding sequence ATGAATCGTTTGCAGCAAGGGGATGTCGTATTATTTCAAGGGGACAGCATTACGGATTGCGGTCGCGACCGCAACTTTTCCGGCAGCTTGGGGAACGGCTACCCGCTATTGATCGACTCGTTGTTCGGCATGAAATTTCCTGAGTTGAACGTTACCTTTTTGAATAGAGGGATCAGCGGAAACCGGGTCGTCGACTTGAATAACAGATGGCAGGAGGATTGCCTGGACCTGAAGCCGGACTGGGTATCCATCTATATCGGAATCAACGACACTTGGCGCCGATATGATAGCGGGGACCCGACAAGCACCGAGGATTATAAAGCCGGGTACCGCAAATTGATCGAACGGACGAAAGAAGCGCTGGACGCCAAGCTGATTCTGGTTGAACCGTTCGTGCTGCCTCATCCGGAGGATCGGAGAGCTTGGCGCGAGGATCTGGATCCGAAAATCACGGCGGTCCGCGAATTGGCGGTGGAATACGGAGCCCTCCTGGTGCCGCTGGACGGATTGTTCGCTGCGGCGTCGGTGCGTCGCGAAGCTGCCTTCTGGGCGCCGGACGGCGTGCATCCGTCACCGGCCGGACACGGCCTAATCGCGAAGGCCTGGCTCGAAACGATGGGCGTTTCTTTGGGCTAA
- a CDS encoding ABC transporter ATP-binding protein — protein sequence MEPILQVKNLSVAFQSRDSEFHAVRGVSFEVKKGETLGIVGESGSGKSVTARSIMRLLPSPPSYMKDGEILFLGQNLAEKTEKEMESIRGRDIGMIFQDPMTSLNPTIRIGEQISESLVKHLKLSKQEAKQQALDMLKLVGIPNSEARYNQYPHEFSGGMRQRVMIAIALACRPALLIADEPTTALDVTIQAQILNLMKNMQERFGSSIILITHDLGVVAGMCDRVAVMKDGVIVETGTTEEIFENPQHPYTLKLLNALPRLDEKKKAKPAPIIVPSTDYKGPLLEVKSLKQYFDMGKGNVLKAVNDISFHIQAGETLGVVGESGSGKSTTGRAILRLHQPTGGEVLYQGMSVNRLSPSEMKAMRRHMQMIFQDPYASLNPRLKVVDIIGEALDVHKLTGSKQERKKRVEELLDMVGLDPVYATRYPHEFSGGQRQRIGIARALAVEPKFIVCDEPLSALDVSIQSQIVKLLEELQHRLGLTYLFIAHDLSMVKHISDRVAVMYMGKIVELAESEELYSNPQHDYTKSLLAAIPVPDPKIESKKKRVLLEERTGEDKYNLEHSELVEVSEGHWVAMPTGA from the coding sequence TTGGAACCGATATTGCAGGTTAAAAATTTGAGCGTGGCCTTTCAATCCCGTGATTCAGAATTTCACGCGGTGCGTGGGGTCAGCTTTGAAGTGAAGAAAGGGGAGACTCTCGGTATCGTCGGAGAATCCGGGAGCGGCAAAAGCGTCACGGCACGCTCGATCATGCGGCTGCTGCCTTCCCCGCCTTCTTATATGAAGGATGGAGAGATCCTGTTCCTTGGCCAGAACCTGGCCGAGAAAACCGAGAAGGAGATGGAGAGCATCCGGGGACGCGATATCGGGATGATTTTTCAAGACCCGATGACCTCGCTGAATCCGACCATCCGCATCGGGGAACAAATATCGGAAAGTCTGGTCAAACACCTGAAGCTGTCCAAGCAGGAAGCGAAGCAGCAGGCGCTTGACATGCTCAAGCTGGTCGGCATCCCGAACAGCGAAGCGCGTTATAATCAATACCCGCACGAGTTCTCGGGCGGCATGCGGCAGCGGGTGATGATCGCCATCGCCCTGGCGTGCCGACCTGCGCTGCTGATTGCGGACGAGCCGACGACGGCGCTTGACGTAACGATTCAGGCCCAAATCCTCAATCTGATGAAAAATATGCAGGAGCGCTTCGGTTCCTCCATTATATTGATCACGCACGATCTCGGCGTTGTGGCAGGCATGTGCGACCGCGTGGCCGTGATGAAAGACGGCGTGATCGTGGAGACGGGAACGACGGAGGAAATCTTCGAGAATCCTCAGCATCCCTATACCTTGAAGCTGTTAAACGCGCTTCCGCGCCTCGACGAGAAGAAGAAAGCGAAGCCGGCGCCGATCATCGTACCAAGCACGGATTACAAAGGACCGCTGTTAGAGGTGAAATCCCTGAAGCAGTATTTTGATATGGGCAAAGGGAATGTGCTTAAAGCGGTGAATGATATCAGCTTTCATATTCAGGCGGGGGAGACCCTCGGGGTCGTCGGCGAATCCGGCAGCGGAAAATCAACGACGGGACGAGCCATCCTTCGACTTCATCAGCCGACCGGCGGAGAAGTGCTATATCAGGGGATGTCCGTGAATCGCCTCTCCCCTTCGGAAATGAAGGCCATGCGGCGCCATATGCAGATGATCTTCCAGGATCCGTATGCTTCACTGAATCCCAGATTGAAGGTCGTGGACATTATCGGCGAAGCGCTGGATGTCCATAAGTTAACCGGCAGCAAGCAGGAGCGGAAGAAGCGGGTCGAGGAGCTGCTGGATATGGTCGGACTGGATCCGGTTTATGCGACGCGCTACCCGCACGAGTTCTCCGGCGGCCAGCGCCAGCGGATCGGAATTGCGCGGGCGCTGGCGGTAGAGCCGAAATTCATCGTGTGCGATGAGCCGCTCTCCGCGCTCGACGTGTCGATCCAATCGCAGATCGTGAAGTTGCTGGAGGAGCTGCAGCACCGTCTGGGCTTGACCTATCTGTTCATTGCGCACGACCTGTCGATGGTGAAGCATATCAGCGACCGCGTTGCCGTTATGTATATGGGCAAGATCGTCGAACTCGCGGAAAGCGAGGAGCTCTACTCCAATCCGCAGCATGATTATACGAAGTCCTTGCTCGCGGCGATTCCGGTGCCCGATCCGAAGATCGAATCCAAGAAGAAACGGGTCCTGCTGGAAGAACGCACCGGAGAGGATAAATATAATCTGGAGCATTCCGAGCTTGTGGAAGTATCGGAAGGCCACTGGGTGGCCATGCCGACCGGAGCCTAA
- a CDS encoding response regulator transcription factor, with translation MIRIVIAEDQRLLLGALASLLDLEEDMQVVGTAGNGKDAVQLVKLHMPDICIMDIEMPIMNGLEAAEEIKGYGCKVMILTTFARPGYFERAVKAGANAYLLKDSPSEELAASIRSIMAGRRIYASELVDEAYSGEENPLTEREKEVLGLIADGKNTKEIANQLFITTGTVRNYISVILDKLGVSNRIEAITRFKEKGWFK, from the coding sequence ATGATCCGAATCGTCATTGCCGAAGATCAGCGGCTGCTGCTTGGAGCCTTGGCCTCACTGCTGGATCTGGAAGAGGATATGCAGGTGGTCGGGACGGCGGGCAACGGCAAGGATGCCGTACAGCTTGTCAAACTTCATATGCCGGATATCTGCATCATGGATATTGAGATGCCGATCATGAACGGGCTTGAAGCCGCCGAGGAGATCAAGGGTTATGGCTGCAAGGTGATGATCTTGACGACCTTTGCCCGGCCCGGGTATTTCGAACGTGCCGTGAAAGCGGGCGCCAACGCTTACCTGCTTAAGGACAGCCCGAGCGAGGAGCTGGCCGCGTCCATTCGCAGCATTATGGCAGGCAGGCGAATCTACGCCTCCGAGCTGGTGGATGAAGCGTATTCCGGTGAAGAGAATCCGCTGACGGAGCGGGAAAAGGAAGTGCTGGGCCTCATCGCGGACGGCAAGAATACGAAGGAAATTGCCAATCAGCTGTTCATTACCACGGGAACCGTGCGTAATTACATTTCCGTTATTCTCGATAAGCTTGGCGTCAGCAACCGGATCGAAGCGATCACGCGTTTCAAGGAAAAAGGCTGGTTTAAATAG
- a CDS encoding Gfo/Idh/MocA family protein — MNIRFAIIGTNWITERFLQSALETEEFILAAVYSRTEEKGRAFAAKYADPKVYTDLEAMVQDDEIDAVYIASPNSYHVDQAILCMNHGKHVLCEKPMASNAVEVAAMIEAAKNNDVLLMEALKSTLMPNFKTVRDNLYKLGPIRRYFASYCQYSSRYDAFKQGTVLNAFNPEYSNGSLMDLGIYCLYPMVTLFGKPDTVKASGYMLSSGVDGEGSLLLSYPEMDAVIMHSKISDSYAPTEIQGENGTMIIDKINQPYDVKIRYRDGTIENVTQLQTHESMYYEAREFIDLIRCGERESSINTHANSLITAEIMQEARSQIGLRFPADSRTDI, encoded by the coding sequence ATGAACATCCGTTTTGCCATTATCGGCACAAACTGGATCACCGAGAGGTTTCTCCAGTCGGCACTGGAGACGGAAGAATTTATTCTGGCTGCCGTATACTCCCGTACGGAAGAGAAGGGCAGGGCTTTTGCGGCTAAGTACGCGGATCCCAAGGTCTACACCGATCTTGAGGCGATGGTGCAGGATGACGAAATTGATGCGGTATACATTGCGAGTCCGAATTCCTATCACGTGGACCAGGCGATATTATGCATGAACCATGGGAAACACGTCCTCTGCGAGAAGCCGATGGCTTCCAACGCGGTTGAAGTGGCCGCAATGATCGAAGCTGCGAAGAACAATGACGTTCTGTTGATGGAAGCGTTGAAGTCGACGCTGATGCCGAACTTCAAGACCGTCCGGGACAACCTGTACAAGCTGGGCCCGATACGGCGTTATTTTGCGAGCTATTGCCAATATTCCTCCCGTTATGACGCGTTCAAGCAGGGGACGGTGCTGAATGCGTTCAACCCTGAATATTCCAACGGTTCTTTGATGGATTTGGGGATCTATTGCCTGTACCCGATGGTGACCCTGTTCGGAAAACCGGACACGGTGAAGGCTTCCGGCTACATGCTGTCTTCCGGGGTGGACGGCGAAGGCAGTCTTCTGTTGTCCTATCCCGAGATGGATGCCGTCATCATGCATTCCAAAATCAGCGATTCCTACGCTCCAACCGAAATTCAGGGCGAGAACGGCACGATGATCATCGACAAAATCAATCAGCCGTACGATGTGAAGATCCGTTACAGAGACGGCACCATCGAGAACGTGACCCAGCTGCAAACGCATGAATCGATGTATTACGAAGCCCGGGAATTTATCGATTTGATCCGGTGCGGCGAACGGGAAAGTTCAATCAACACCCATGCCAACTCGCTCATTACGGCCGAAATTATGCAGGAAGCCAGAAGCCAGATCGGACTGCGGTTCCCGGCGGATTCCCGCACCGATATATGA
- a CDS encoding acyl-CoA thioesterase — MKKTTFIQPDPKSWLDTFHFEIPIKIRYCETDMLGHVNNVSYFMYFEQGRIEYFENLGLTDELFGDQKVSVVADLECQYLAQMYLKDPLRLHVRVAEIGRSSMDIQYAIVVDGALKAAGRGTIVLIETASGKSTPIPDSARERISAFEGWM, encoded by the coding sequence ATGAAAAAAACAACCTTCATACAACCGGATCCCAAGTCCTGGCTGGACACGTTTCACTTTGAAATTCCGATAAAGATTAGGTATTGCGAAACGGATATGCTGGGTCATGTCAATAACGTCAGTTATTTCATGTATTTTGAGCAGGGACGCATTGAATATTTCGAGAATCTGGGATTGACCGACGAACTGTTCGGCGATCAAAAGGTGTCGGTTGTTGCGGATCTGGAGTGCCAGTATTTGGCGCAAATGTATCTGAAGGACCCGCTTAGGCTTCATGTGCGGGTGGCTGAGATCGGACGCTCCTCCATGGACATTCAATATGCGATCGTGGTGGACGGCGCCTTGAAGGCAGCCGGCCGCGGAACCATCGTGCTCATCGAGACCGCTTCAGGCAAGAGCACGCCGATTCCGGATTCGGCACGCGAACGAATTTCGGCTTTTGAAGGATGGATGTAA
- a CDS encoding sensor histidine kinase: protein MQKWYQIFHKSTGLSPYVWVVFYILPFYFIFRSTSTYQIVIGVLMIVMFFAFYVLSFLSKGWLVYFWTSLQILISIAMSVVFGYIYFSLFLAFFIGNIKNKAGFITLYSIHLVTTIITVNYGLLTRNPFFITQLPFVLVSVVGVILLPVTNYNRNKNDQLQGQLEDANKRISELVKLEERQRIARDLHDTLGQKLSLIGLKSDLAGKLMKQDMERAQAEINDVRQTARTALKEVREMVTRMRGTRLADEIFRIRQILKAAQIELTFEGTQEPENLSLMNENVISMCLKEAVNNIVKHSNATACSIVIESTETDLIARVKDNGTGFVTDAKNRGNGLRGMRERLEFVNGSMEFASGEGTTLVLRVPNVLRMPDKEAGI from the coding sequence ATGCAGAAATGGTATCAGATCTTTCATAAAAGCACGGGACTGAGCCCTTACGTATGGGTCGTCTTCTACATCCTTCCGTTCTATTTCATCTTCCGGTCGACCTCGACCTATCAGATCGTGATCGGCGTTCTGATGATCGTGATGTTCTTCGCTTTTTATGTGTTGTCATTTCTGTCCAAAGGCTGGCTCGTCTATTTCTGGACGAGTCTGCAAATTCTGATATCGATTGCGATGTCCGTGGTATTCGGATATATCTATTTCTCGCTGTTCCTCGCCTTCTTCATCGGGAACATCAAGAATAAGGCCGGATTTATTACGCTGTACTCCATCCATTTGGTTACGACCATTATTACGGTGAACTATGGATTGTTAACGCGGAATCCGTTCTTCATCACGCAGCTGCCATTCGTGCTTGTGAGTGTGGTAGGGGTTATACTGCTCCCTGTGACAAACTATAACCGGAATAAGAACGATCAGCTGCAGGGCCAGCTGGAGGATGCGAACAAACGGATTTCGGAATTGGTGAAGCTGGAGGAACGCCAGCGCATTGCCCGGGATTTGCATGATACGCTGGGGCAAAAGCTGTCTCTTATCGGCCTGAAAAGCGATTTGGCCGGCAAACTGATGAAGCAGGATATGGAAAGGGCCCAAGCCGAGATCAACGATGTCCGTCAGACGGCCCGAACCGCACTGAAGGAAGTGCGCGAGATGGTAACGCGGATGCGGGGGACCCGGCTTGCGGATGAAATCTTCCGTATTCGGCAAATCCTGAAGGCGGCGCAGATCGAGTTGACCTTTGAGGGGACGCAGGAGCCGGAGAATCTATCGTTGATGAACGAAAACGTGATCAGCATGTGCCTGAAAGAGGCAGTGAATAACATCGTGAAGCACAGCAATGCCACGGCCTGCTCCATTGTGATCGAATCCACGGAAACGGATCTGATTGCCAGGGTGAAGGACAATGGGACCGGGTTCGTGACGGACGCGAAAAACCGCGGCAACGGGCTGCGGGGAATGAGAGAGCGGCTTGAATTCGTGAACGGAAGCATGGAGTTTGCTTCAGGCGAGGGGACTACGCTTGTCCTTCGAGTCCCTAATGTGCTCAGAATGCCGGATAAGGAGGCGGGAATATGA
- a CDS encoding ABC transporter permease translates to MNTARPVKEKPAASFAFDFLYKYGTLITVFVLILVFGTVADNFLNTSNIINILRSISIVTIIAVGLTVSLAVGGFDLSVGSTASLANALVISMFVWHGQIIGIGLGLTLLFCLAVGLINAFLVINFKIDDMLMTLATMFIFQGVALTYTRGATISQNMIMPSGDFATGKIPALFEKIGQVPWIIIIMVLVVLVVHLFLTYTKHGRYMYMIGGNREAAALSGIPVSKYRLIAYLVSALFAAIGGIILGARVMTAEVNSGGPYLMDAVAATFIGYSVFGAGKPNALGTFVGAVLIGILQNGLIMLSVPYYAMDIVKGSVLALALALTYYKKRH, encoded by the coding sequence ATGAATACAGCAAGACCTGTTAAGGAGAAGCCGGCGGCTAGCTTCGCATTCGATTTTCTATATAAATACGGCACATTGATAACGGTATTCGTACTTATTCTCGTATTCGGGACCGTTGCCGACAACTTTTTGAATACAAGCAACATTATTAACATTCTCCGTTCGATCTCGATCGTGACGATCATTGCCGTAGGACTGACCGTATCGCTCGCCGTTGGCGGCTTTGACCTGTCCGTCGGCTCGACGGCCTCCCTGGCAAACGCGCTGGTCATATCCATGTTCGTCTGGCACGGGCAAATCATCGGCATCGGCCTCGGCCTCACGCTGCTGTTCTGCCTGGCCGTCGGGCTGATCAACGCATTTCTGGTCATCAATTTCAAGATCGACGACATGCTGATGACCTTGGCGACGATGTTTATCTTCCAGGGCGTTGCCCTGACGTATACCCGGGGCGCTACCATCTCCCAGAATATGATCATGCCGAGCGGGGACTTTGCCACCGGTAAAATCCCGGCGCTGTTCGAGAAGATCGGGCAGGTGCCATGGATCATTATCATTATGGTTCTCGTGGTCCTCGTGGTCCATCTGTTCCTGACCTATACGAAACACGGACGGTACATGTACATGATCGGGGGCAACCGCGAAGCGGCGGCTTTATCCGGGATCCCGGTGAGTAAATACCGTCTGATCGCTTATCTGGTCTCCGCATTGTTTGCCGCCATCGGCGGGATTATCCTCGGGGCTCGCGTCATGACGGCCGAGGTCAACTCCGGCGGGCCCTATCTCATGGATGCCGTTGCCGCGACCTTCATCGGATACTCCGTATTCGGAGCCGGCAAGCCGAACGCGCTCGGGACCTTTGTCGGCGCTGTGTTGATCGGTATATTGCAAAACGGTCTGATCATGCTGTCCGTGCCGTATTATGCGATGGATATCGTCAAGGGCTCGGTGCTGGCGTTGGCGCTGGCCTTAACCTACTATAAGAAGAGACATTGA
- a CDS encoding sugar ABC transporter ATP-binding protein, with protein sequence MKRISISFPGVKALTDVDFQTTAGTAHALIGANGAGKSTLMKILSGAYTHYEGEIWIDGSRADIRSPKEAKDLGIQIVYQEVDTALIPNLTVGENIMLDRTVHDMGKRHLIRWKELHREAESILARMNIRVPVKKLISELTLAEKQMVLIARAVSKQCRILVLDEPTAPLSHSETEQLFKLVRKLKQDGVGIIFISHRLPELYEICDDITIMRDGLLVKSDRIANIDQPKVVEYMLGSKMDQQFPHIERDIGPARLEVKGMYDPGKINGVDLFLRQGEIVGLAGLVGAGKTELCRAVFGASGTSTGEMILDGKKLRIRSPHDAVRHGIALVPEERRREGVFVEEPVSVNLTAAVLSQFSKWGSWLSFGREKQAAREMIESLGIKTPSERARVRNLSGGNQQKVAIGKWLLADADVYIFDEPTKGVDVGAKRDIFKLVAELAKRGKCVLYATSELSEIVGITDRVYVMYDGRITKELTTRSTNEEELLLYCTGGGLT encoded by the coding sequence ATGAAGCGCATATCGATCTCTTTTCCAGGCGTTAAGGCGTTGACCGATGTTGACTTTCAGACGACTGCGGGAACGGCTCATGCGTTGATCGGTGCGAATGGCGCGGGAAAGTCTACCTTAATGAAGATTCTATCGGGAGCGTATACCCATTACGAGGGCGAGATCTGGATCGACGGAAGCAGGGCGGACATCCGTTCACCGAAGGAAGCAAAGGACCTGGGCATTCAGATCGTCTATCAAGAGGTGGATACCGCGCTCATTCCGAACCTGACGGTCGGCGAGAACATCATGCTCGACCGGACGGTTCACGATATGGGCAAACGGCACTTGATCCGTTGGAAGGAGCTCCATCGGGAAGCCGAATCGATTCTTGCGCGGATGAATATCCGGGTCCCGGTCAAAAAGCTGATTTCGGAGCTGACGCTGGCGGAGAAGCAGATGGTGCTGATCGCCAGAGCCGTTTCCAAACAGTGCCGCATTCTGGTGCTGGACGAGCCGACCGCGCCGCTCAGCCATAGCGAGACGGAGCAGCTGTTCAAGCTGGTGCGCAAGCTGAAGCAGGACGGAGTCGGCATTATTTTCATATCGCACCGGCTGCCGGAGCTGTACGAAATCTGCGATGACATTACGATCATGCGGGACGGTTTGCTGGTGAAGAGCGACCGCATCGCGAATATCGATCAGCCGAAAGTGGTGGAATACATGCTGGGCTCCAAGATGGATCAGCAGTTTCCCCATATCGAGCGAGACATCGGTCCTGCGCGGTTAGAGGTAAAAGGCATGTACGACCCGGGCAAAATCAACGGCGTTGATCTGTTCCTTCGCCAAGGGGAGATCGTCGGTCTGGCAGGCCTTGTCGGGGCCGGGAAAACCGAGCTGTGCCGGGCGGTATTCGGGGCTTCCGGCACGTCAACCGGCGAGATGATACTGGATGGAAAAAAGCTGCGTATCCGCTCGCCGCATGATGCCGTGCGGCACGGCATTGCGCTCGTACCCGAGGAGCGCCGCCGGGAAGGCGTGTTCGTGGAAGAGCCGGTGTCCGTCAATTTAACGGCCGCGGTGCTGTCCCAATTTTCCAAATGGGGTTCCTGGCTAAGCTTTGGCAGGGAGAAACAGGCGGCGAGAGAGATGATCGAGTCGCTCGGGATCAAAACTCCGAGCGAGAGAGCGCGGGTGAGAAACCTGTCCGGGGGCAACCAGCAGAAGGTGGCGATCGGCAAATGGCTGCTGGCCGACGCGGACGTGTATATTTTCGATGAGCCGACCAAGGGCGTAGACGTTGGCGCGAAGCGGGATATTTTTAAGCTGGTGGCCGAGCTGGCCAAGCGGGGGAAATGCGTGCTGTACGCTACGAGCGAGCTGTCCGAGATCGTGGGCATCACCGACCGGGTGTATGTGATGTATGACGGCCGCATCACGAAGGAGTTGACAACGCGGTCAACGAATGAAGAGGAATTATTGCTTTACTGCACAGGAGGCGGGTTGACATGA
- a CDS encoding sugar ABC transporter substrate-binding protein, giving the protein MKAMKHVRKLSALALAFVIVLTGCAESGSGGGNGSGNLADKVENLPAGIAEKDPVKLMVVRKIGGDDHTAQFLAGAKQEGEALGFKVDTFSANGDSAKFHDAIAQAIDSDYDGFIISHGDDPASVQDVKKITEKGIPVVTFDSLPEIGDIAGVTQTSQDDEQLAKLALDKLIEEQGPEANIVYLWVDGFPPMVRRNAVYQETLKNNPGIKEVERFGVASDQTSLETQNAVSAILTKYPKGEIDAIFATWDAFAIGAARALEEAGRSEVKIYGIDVSNADLELIQKPDSPWVATAAVDPKMIGAINVRLLAKKIAGEETPATYNLEPVLIERSGLEGASEAVNMVNLADIIPSWGTSTEFEEDWMKALKEAGGK; this is encoded by the coding sequence ATGAAAGCCATGAAACATGTAAGGAAATTATCGGCGCTGGCGCTGGCGTTTGTGATCGTATTGACCGGATGCGCCGAATCGGGCAGCGGCGGCGGTAACGGGTCGGGCAATCTGGCGGACAAGGTCGAGAACCTGCCGGCAGGCATTGCCGAGAAGGATCCGGTGAAATTGATGGTCGTTCGGAAAATCGGGGGCGATGACCACACGGCTCAATTTTTGGCAGGGGCGAAGCAGGAAGGCGAGGCTCTCGGGTTTAAGGTGGATACCTTCTCGGCGAACGGAGACTCCGCCAAATTCCACGATGCGATCGCGCAAGCCATTGACAGCGACTACGATGGATTTATCATATCGCATGGCGACGATCCTGCATCGGTTCAGGACGTGAAGAAGATTACCGAAAAGGGAATTCCGGTCGTCACCTTCGACTCCTTGCCGGAGATCGGTGACATTGCAGGGGTGACCCAGACATCGCAGGATGACGAGCAGCTCGCGAAGCTGGCGTTGGACAAGCTGATTGAAGAGCAAGGGCCGGAGGCCAACATCGTTTACCTCTGGGTAGACGGATTCCCGCCGATGGTGCGTCGTAATGCCGTATACCAGGAAACGCTGAAGAACAACCCGGGCATCAAGGAAGTGGAGCGTTTCGGCGTAGCGAGTGACCAGACTTCCTTGGAAACGCAAAACGCGGTATCCGCTATCCTGACGAAATATCCGAAGGGCGAAATCGATGCAATCTTCGCAACCTGGGATGCATTCGCCATCGGCGCGGCGAGAGCGCTGGAGGAAGCGGGACGCAGCGAGGTTAAGATTTACGGCATCGACGTATCCAACGCGGACCTGGAGCTGATCCAGAAACCGGACAGCCCTTGGGTGGCTACCGCAGCCGTCGATCCGAAGATGATCGGCGCCATCAACGTTCGTTTGCTAGCTAAGAAGATTGCAGGTGAGGAAACACCTGCTACGTATAATCTGGAGCCTGTATTGATCGAGCGCTCCGGCCTTGAAGGGGCATCTGAAGCGGTCAACATGGTTAATTTGGCCGATATTATCCCGAGCTGGGGAACAAGCACGGAATTCGAAGAGGACTGGATGAAGGCATTGAAAGAAGCAGGCGGCAAATAA